A DNA window from Campylobacter concisus contains the following coding sequences:
- a CDS encoding NADH-quinone oxidoreductase subunit K, translated as MIGLTHYLILASLVFVIGLIGIMRRRNLIMLFFSSEILLNSANIALAAISKYYFDLTGQIVAFFIVAIAASEVAVGLGLLVLWYKKTGSISLESMTNMKG; from the coding sequence ATGATAGGTCTTACACATTACCTCATCCTAGCAAGCCTAGTCTTTGTAATAGGGCTAATTGGCATAATGCGAAGAAGAAATTTGATCATGCTATTTTTTTCAAGTGAAATTTTACTAAACTCAGCAAACATCGCCCTGGCTGCTATTTCAAAGTATTACTTTGACCTAACAGGCCAGATAGTTGCATTTTTTATAGTGGCTATCGCTGCTAGCGAGGTCGCCGTGGGGTTAGGGCTACTCGTGCTTTGGTACAAAAAGACTGGCAGCATCAGCCTAG